The Astatotilapia calliptera chromosome 14, fAstCal1.2, whole genome shotgun sequence genome includes a region encoding these proteins:
- the LOC113036384 gene encoding olfactory receptor 52D1-like: MNNQYNTSSFLQINVFNLSSESVLPAFLFATLSYMIILFCNLTLILTIVLNKSLHQPMYLILLNLPMYDLIGSSALFPQLIKEILKNSGIMQYSACVAQAFFIHIYAAGTVFNLSAMAYDRYIAICYPLQYSTVMTNAHIMRIITIVWMSCLVLIAVLFFLLLRLPRCRSEMTHVYCDNPSLLTLVCADTTINNIYGLLIVALSQLVANGIVFYTYLWILITCFRSKRSDTKAKALQTCATHLIVFLLLECLGLFTIISYRLNNVSPHFRRFMGLSTLIFPPTLNPIIYGLKTKEIREKVLNFLKNRMFSS, translated from the coding sequence ATGAACAACCAATACAACACATCCTCTTTTTTACAGATTAATGTCTTTAATCTCTCCTCTGAGAGTGTTTTGCCTGCATTTCTTTTTGCAACTCTGAGTTACATGATCATACTTTTTTGCAACCTTACTCTAATCCTCACCATTGTGCTGAATAAATCTCTGCATCAGCCAATGTACCTAATTCTGCTGAACCTTCCTATGTATGACCTTATAGGTTCATCAGCTCTCTTTCCACAGCTCATCAAAGAAATACTGAAGAACAGTGGGATAATGCAATACTCAGCTTGCGTTGCTCAAGCTTTCTTTATCCATATCTATGCAGCAGGCACTGTGTTCAATCTGAGTGCAATGGCATATGATAGATACATTGCCATATGTTACCCACTGCAGTACAGTACTGTGATGACTAATGCCCATATCATGAGAATAATCACCATTGTATGGATGAGTTGTTTAGTTTTaattgctgtgctttttttcttacttttgcgCTTGCCTCGTTGTCGATCTGAAATGACTCACGTTTACTGTGATAATCCATCTCTGTTGACTTTGGTCTGTGCTGACACAACTATTAACAATATCTATGGCCTTTTGATAGTTGCTCTTTCACAATTAGTGGCTAATGGAATTGTTTTCTACACATATCTCTGGATCCTCATAACTTGCTTTAGATCTAAACGATCAGATACAAAAGCCAAAGCTCTGCAGACATGTGCTACACATCTGattgtttttctcttgttggAGTGTCTTGGTCTTTTCACCATCATATCATATAGACTAAATAATGTTTCACCCCATTTCAGAAGATTTATGGGTTTGTCAACTTTAATTTTTCCCCCAACACTGAATCCAATCATCTATGGtttgaaaacaaaggaaattcGAGAAAAGGTGTTGAACTTTTTAAAGAATAGGATGTTTTCATCTTAA